The proteins below are encoded in one region of Flavobacterium nackdongense:
- a CDS encoding DEAD/DEAH box helicase has protein sequence MPSSQINKIQLFKSVFAGREDVFAVRWEKGSKSGYMPAYFYDPYRYRAHKMNGGTFQNFADKKYLPFTEKEIEKHLNGEQHIGVYPLLKDNTSWFIVADFDKVEWVEDCKKFINACNEKGISAYLERSRSGKGGHVWIFFEQPYPAIKSRKIFISILEQTGVFSLFDKSSSFDRMFPNQDFLSGKGFGNLIALPLYKKTFEQGNSCFIDVESLEPIPNQWDFIKNIQRISPIKLDELYQIHNTQQNISASIAPQLYNEKLTIRLANVVKINRNAISTPLINFLKEELNFLNTQFLKKKKMGKSPFGTERYFKLVEEIENEVIIPRGFIGKIIRFCRENNIEYNFSDERKKLKEVSFLFNAQLQEHQQIVIDTIAKKDLGVVVAPPGSGKTIIGLKIIADKKQPALIVTHRKQIADQWMERIETFLGIPKNEIGKIGQGKTKIGKQITVAMIQSLSKELDKHDGEKLLNAFGTIILDECHHIPAETFRNTISKLQTFYLYGLTATPFRKYNDSKLIFIHLGEVISEIKSNEISTAKKPKIIIRNTELDVPFNSKTDKFETLSKILVHDSTRNKAILQDVINELKSDKKVIIITERKEHIDSLYQYLKQFYEVITLSGEDSDNSKNSKWKLLKEGNYQVVITTGQFFGEGTDLQNANCLFLVYPFSFEGKLIQYIGRVQRSEITPTIYDYRDIKIDYLNKMFLKRNVYYRKIDKQATLFDEPKEEIIVSKNTFIIDKKVKIPFEKLNFRYGSIAFKYEVSEMKTELEFDIENFEIRPEFEVLKGYFSKTLKIKNITVTIHAEFEEGQLISQLALSNDLKKITRELIETVKFTFITKTFLGKPNIIGQENLVDINQLQNENNAKFYNSGDELLNDFLQNQKYKHRAHLQYLAEHHQRTILKIRFVLNPFSFVFLLAGKTGFHIVLETLNTEEATYIWHFDNDKQSLPDKLKQIDSYLNTIRTNGRQAFIENPPNNFSRILHDY, from the coding sequence ATGCCATCAAGTCAAATAAATAAAATCCAACTGTTTAAATCTGTTTTTGCAGGAAGAGAAGATGTGTTTGCGGTTCGTTGGGAAAAAGGGAGTAAAAGCGGTTATATGCCAGCCTATTTCTATGACCCTTATCGGTATCGAGCTCATAAAATGAATGGTGGAACTTTTCAAAATTTCGCAGATAAAAAATATTTGCCATTCACAGAAAAAGAAATTGAAAAACACCTTAACGGCGAACAACATATTGGCGTTTATCCTTTGCTCAAAGACAATACTTCTTGGTTTATTGTGGCAGATTTTGACAAAGTAGAGTGGGTTGAGGACTGCAAAAAGTTTATAAATGCTTGTAATGAAAAGGGGATTTCTGCCTATTTGGAACGCTCTCGTTCAGGTAAAGGTGGACACGTTTGGATATTTTTCGAACAACCCTATCCAGCGATAAAAAGCAGAAAGATTTTCATTTCAATTTTAGAGCAAACAGGAGTTTTCTCTTTGTTTGATAAGAGTTCCAGTTTTGACAGAATGTTTCCCAATCAAGATTTTCTTTCTGGAAAAGGATTTGGAAATTTGATAGCACTTCCGCTGTATAAGAAAACTTTTGAACAAGGAAACAGCTGTTTTATTGATGTTGAAAGCCTAGAACCTATTCCAAATCAATGGGATTTTATAAAGAATATTCAAAGAATTTCGCCAATAAAATTGGATGAATTATACCAAATTCATAATACACAACAAAATATTTCTGCTTCAATTGCACCGCAATTATACAATGAAAAATTAACCATAAGATTGGCAAATGTTGTTAAAATTAATCGTAATGCCATTTCAACGCCGCTAATCAATTTTCTAAAAGAAGAATTGAATTTTCTGAATACCCAATTTTTAAAAAAAAAGAAGATGGGTAAAAGTCCTTTTGGAACAGAGCGTTATTTCAAGTTGGTCGAAGAAATAGAAAATGAAGTCATAATTCCTAGAGGTTTTATCGGGAAAATAATTCGATTTTGTAGAGAAAATAATATTGAATATAATTTTAGTGATGAAAGAAAAAAACTAAAGGAAGTTTCTTTCTTATTCAATGCGCAACTCCAAGAACATCAGCAAATAGTCATTGATACAATTGCAAAGAAAGATTTAGGAGTGGTTGTTGCACCGCCGGGTTCTGGAAAAACTATCATTGGTCTAAAAATTATTGCAGACAAAAAACAACCCGCATTAATAGTCACACATCGAAAACAAATTGCCGACCAATGGATGGAAAGAATTGAAACTTTTCTTGGAATTCCAAAAAATGAGATTGGAAAAATTGGTCAAGGAAAAACCAAAATTGGAAAGCAGATAACGGTTGCAATGATTCAAAGTCTATCAAAAGAATTAGATAAACACGATGGCGAAAAACTTTTGAATGCTTTTGGGACTATTATTTTAGATGAATGCCATCATATTCCAGCGGAAACATTCAGAAATACAATTTCAAAATTGCAAACCTTCTATTTGTATGGATTGACAGCAACTCCATTCCGAAAATATAATGACAGCAAATTGATTTTTATACATTTAGGAGAAGTGATTTCTGAAATAAAATCTAACGAAATAAGCACGGCTAAAAAACCTAAAATCATTATTAGAAATACAGAACTAGATGTTCCTTTTAACTCAAAGACGGATAAATTTGAGACATTATCAAAAATCCTAGTTCACGATTCTACTCGAAACAAAGCCATACTCCAAGATGTTATCAATGAATTAAAATCGGACAAAAAAGTTATTATTATTACCGAGCGCAAAGAACATATTGACTCGCTTTATCAGTATTTAAAACAATTTTACGAAGTGATTACGTTGAGTGGCGAAGATTCGGATAACAGTAAAAACTCTAAATGGAAATTGCTGAAAGAAGGAAACTATCAAGTAGTCATAACCACTGGACAATTCTTTGGAGAAGGAACAGATTTGCAAAATGCTAATTGTCTTTTTCTGGTTTATCCGTTTTCTTTTGAAGGAAAATTGATTCAATACATCGGTAGAGTGCAACGTTCAGAAATAACACCCACAATTTATGATTATCGCGATATCAAGATAGATTATTTGAATAAAATGTTTCTGAAAAGAAATGTCTATTACAGGAAAATTGACAAACAAGCGACTTTATTTGATGAGCCTAAAGAAGAGATTATTGTTTCAAAAAACACTTTCATAATTGATAAAAAAGTAAAGATTCCATTTGAAAAACTAAATTTTCGTTACGGAAGTATAGCTTTTAAATATGAAGTTTCAGAAATGAAAACCGAGCTTGAATTTGATATTGAAAATTTTGAAATAAGGCCCGAATTTGAAGTTTTGAAAGGGTATTTCTCTAAAACACTCAAAATAAAAAACATAACGGTTACTATTCATGCTGAATTTGAAGAAGGCCAACTAATTTCACAATTAGCATTATCAAACGATCTAAAAAAGATAACTAGAGAATTGATTGAAACTGTAAAATTCACCTTTATAACTAAGACTTTCTTAGGAAAACCAAATATAATTGGTCAAGAAAATTTGGTTGACATTAATCAATTGCAAAATGAAAACAATGCCAAATTTTATAATTCGGGAGATGAATTATTAAACGATTTTTTACAGAATCAAAAATATAAACATCGAGCTCATTTACAATATTTAGCCGAACATCACCAAAGGACTATACTTAAAATTCGATTTGTTTTGAATCCATTTTCATTTGTTTTTCTCCTAGCAGGAAAAACGGGATTTCATATCGTTTTAGAAACCTTAAATACAGAAGAAGCAACTTATATTTGGCATTTTGACAACGACAAACAATCGCTTCCCGATAAATTAAAACAAATAGACAGCTATCTAAATACCATTAGAACTAATGGAAGACAAGCATTTATAGAAAATCCACCCAATAATTTCAGTAGAATACTCCACGATTATTAA
- a CDS encoding AlbA family DNA-binding domain-containing protein — MEEQLLRQLILQGEGKHIEFKGAKRSVPSDLYETVVSFSNTEGGTLILGIEDDGTISGVEEAFKNNILKDLVSSINSTDCINPPLYLQPVPVKMDGVWIIAMQVPVSSQVHDHKKAIYIREYESDLDITKQSQRVSDLHLNKRNFFTESQVIPNLTMEDLDEKLFEKARNLIKSNQSDHPWLFEKNQKMLEEASLYRKDFFTQKEGLTSAAALIFGKDTTIQSLFPAYKVEGMVRKINKDRWDDRITPPLRTNLIDTYIQLKAFVNKHLPEKFYMEGDQRVDLRDKVFREVIGNVIVHREYSSALATEMIIDQYQLTITNPNNPHFSGPIDLNSFNPYPKNPNIRKFFTALGWTDEIGSGIRNTKKYLPLYIEGAQPIFIEGSIFKTIIPLRLVTLKSFSNKWLKWIELDEKYTSHLEKSLSKINISPELFEASWEECLLHLVPSWTQKGTKLQNLDWPKNQPTDELLIKKVPSWSQKSTNLIHKKIRYIIAILSLTGEPLALDDIMMAVGYANKKTFRDNYIKPLEQLQWIEKTNPQNPTAPDQKYKLTLIGKIFLGNQE, encoded by the coding sequence ATGGAGGAACAACTTTTAAGACAATTGATTTTACAAGGTGAAGGAAAGCATATTGAATTTAAAGGGGCTAAACGTTCTGTTCCCTCTGATTTATACGAAACCGTTGTGAGTTTTTCCAATACAGAAGGCGGAACTTTGATTTTAGGAATAGAAGATGACGGAACTATTTCTGGTGTTGAAGAAGCATTCAAAAATAATATTCTTAAAGATTTAGTGTCTTCAATTAATTCTACCGATTGTATAAATCCTCCACTATATTTACAACCAGTTCCAGTTAAAATGGATGGAGTGTGGATAATTGCAATGCAAGTGCCTGTAAGTTCTCAAGTTCACGACCATAAAAAAGCGATTTATATCAGAGAATATGAAAGTGATTTAGATATTACAAAACAAAGTCAACGAGTAAGCGACTTGCATCTAAACAAACGTAATTTCTTCACAGAAAGTCAAGTCATTCCTAATCTAACAATGGAAGACCTTGATGAAAAACTATTTGAAAAGGCGCGTAATCTGATTAAATCCAATCAAAGTGACCATCCTTGGCTTTTCGAAAAAAATCAAAAAATGTTGGAAGAAGCTTCACTTTACAGAAAGGACTTTTTTACTCAAAAGGAGGGATTAACTTCCGCAGCTGCTCTAATTTTTGGTAAGGACACAACAATTCAAAGCTTATTCCCTGCATATAAAGTGGAGGGAATGGTAAGAAAGATTAATAAAGACCGATGGGACGATAGAATTACACCTCCTTTGCGAACCAATTTAATAGATACTTACATACAGTTAAAAGCGTTTGTTAATAAGCATTTACCTGAAAAATTCTATATGGAAGGTGACCAAAGAGTTGATTTAAGAGATAAAGTATTCCGTGAAGTAATTGGAAATGTAATTGTGCATCGTGAGTACAGCAGCGCATTGGCAACAGAAATGATTATTGATCAATACCAACTGACAATCACAAATCCAAACAATCCTCACTTCAGTGGTCCAATTGATTTAAACAGTTTCAATCCATATCCTAAAAATCCAAACATCCGTAAATTTTTCACGGCTTTGGGTTGGACTGATGAAATTGGTTCTGGAATCAGAAACACAAAAAAGTACCTGCCATTATACATAGAAGGAGCGCAACCAATATTTATTGAAGGATCTATTTTCAAAACAATCATTCCACTACGTTTGGTAACGCTAAAATCTTTCTCTAATAAATGGTTAAAATGGATAGAATTAGATGAAAAATATACCTCTCATTTAGAAAAATCTTTGAGCAAAATTAATATTTCACCAGAACTCTTTGAAGCTTCTTGGGAGGAGTGTCTTTTACATTTGGTACCAAGCTGGACACAAAAAGGTACCAAGCTGCAAAATCTTGATTGGCCTAAAAATCAGCCTACTGATGAACTTCTAATAAAAAAAGTACCAAGCTGGTCTCAAAAAAGTACCAACCTCATCCATAAAAAAATTCGATATATAATTGCCATTTTATCCTTAACAGGAGAGCCATTAGCGCTAGATGATATTATGATGGCTGTTGGATATGCCAATAAGAAAACATTTCGTGACAACTATATAAAACCTTTGGAACAATTACAATGGATTGAGAAAACAAATCCACAAAATCCAACAGCACCAGATCAAAAATATAAGTTAACCCTAATTGGCAAAATATTCCTAGGTAATCAAGAGTAA
- a CDS encoding IS982 family transposase, with the protein MSNIVKKYLRVLEVISSLNCELEFKSGVGRKQKMSDLEIVALSLTAEFMSIDSENSLFKEINKQQIPNLIDRSQFNKRRRKLFFFLEEVRVKLASHFLEFENYFIVDSMPLEICKFARHNRIKICKKDFETAPSKGFCASQNNWFYGYKLHGVCSINGVFHSLDITKAEVHDVNFLKNIKEQMSDCVVLGDRGYLSESIQLDLFQTVNIKLETPKRTNQKDYTPQPSVFRKSRKRIETLFSQLCDQFKIRNNYAKSFEGFKTRILAKITALTLVQFINKFIFDRPINNIKNQTI; encoded by the coding sequence ATGTCAAATATAGTAAAAAAATATTTAAGAGTTTTAGAAGTTATAAGTTCTTTAAATTGTGAATTAGAATTTAAGTCTGGCGTCGGAAGAAAACAAAAAATGTCTGATTTAGAGATAGTTGCATTGAGTTTAACTGCGGAATTTATGTCAATTGACAGTGAAAATTCTTTATTTAAAGAGATAAATAAACAACAAATTCCTAACTTAATTGACCGAAGTCAGTTCAATAAAAGAAGGAGAAAATTATTTTTCTTTTTAGAGGAAGTTAGAGTAAAACTTGCTTCTCATTTTTTAGAATTTGAAAATTATTTTATTGTTGATAGTATGCCATTGGAGATATGCAAATTTGCTCGTCATAACAGAATTAAAATCTGTAAAAAAGATTTTGAAACTGCTCCGTCTAAAGGATTTTGTGCCTCACAAAACAATTGGTTTTATGGTTATAAACTTCACGGTGTTTGTTCAATAAATGGTGTTTTTCATTCATTAGATATTACAAAAGCTGAAGTTCACGATGTCAATTTTTTAAAAAATATAAAAGAACAAATGTCTGATTGTGTGGTTCTTGGCGATAGAGGGTATTTATCTGAATCAATTCAGTTAGATTTATTTCAAACAGTAAATATTAAATTGGAAACGCCAAAAAGAACAAATCAAAAAGACTATACGCCTCAACCTTCTGTCTTTAGAAAATCAAGAAAAAGAATTGAAACATTATTTTCACAATTGTGTGACCAGTTCAAAATTAGAAACAATTATGCTAAATCTTTTGAAGGATTTAAAACACGGATTTTAGCAAAAATAACGGCATTAACATTGGTTCAATTCATCAATAAATTTATTTTTGATAGACCAATAAATAATATTAAGAATCAAACAATTTAA
- a CDS encoding sugar phosphate isomerase/epimerase family protein, which yields MKTIKGPAVFLAQFAGNQPPFNNLEGMCKWAADLGYKGIQIPTWETNLIDIDIAAESQDYCDHLKGKVNSYGLEITELSTHLQGQLVAVNPAFDIMFDSFAPDAVKNNPKARTEWAVQTVKNAGTASGRLGLKSHATFSGALLWHTVYPWPQRPNGLVEMGFEELAKRWLPILNHFDEHDVNLCYEIHPGEDLHDGISFERFLEATGNHQRVNILYDPSHFVLQQLDYLSFIDFYHDRIKAFHVKDAEFNPTGKQGVYGGYSDWKDRAGRFRSLGDGQVDFKSIFSKLTKYECDVWAVMEWECCIKSSFQGAREGAPFIQNHIIEAAERSFDDFAGTEIDKEQLKKILGL from the coding sequence ATGAAAACAATTAAGGGACCAGCTGTGTTTTTAGCTCAATTTGCGGGAAATCAACCACCATTCAACAATTTAGAAGGGATGTGTAAATGGGCTGCCGATTTAGGATATAAAGGAATACAGATACCAACTTGGGAAACTAATTTAATCGATATTGATATTGCTGCTGAAAGTCAGGATTACTGTGATCATTTAAAAGGAAAAGTTAATTCCTATGGATTAGAAATAACCGAGTTATCCACGCATCTTCAAGGACAATTAGTCGCTGTAAATCCTGCTTTTGACATTATGTTTGATAGCTTTGCTCCTGACGCAGTCAAAAACAACCCAAAAGCAAGAACAGAATGGGCCGTTCAAACCGTGAAAAATGCTGGAACTGCTAGCGGACGATTAGGATTAAAATCTCATGCCACATTTTCAGGAGCTTTATTATGGCATACTGTTTATCCGTGGCCACAACGACCTAATGGACTTGTGGAAATGGGATTTGAAGAATTGGCAAAGCGATGGCTACCCATTTTAAATCATTTTGATGAGCATGACGTCAATTTATGCTACGAAATTCATCCTGGAGAAGATTTACACGATGGAATCTCTTTTGAACGTTTTCTTGAAGCAACTGGAAACCATCAAAGGGTAAATATATTATACGATCCAAGTCATTTTGTATTGCAACAGCTAGATTATTTAAGTTTTATTGATTTTTATCACGACCGCATTAAAGCCTTTCACGTAAAAGATGCCGAATTTAATCCTACAGGAAAACAAGGCGTTTACGGCGGCTATTCCGATTGGAAAGATAGAGCAGGTCGTTTTAGATCTTTAGGGGATGGTCAAGTGGATTTTAAAAGTATTTTTTCAAAATTAACTAAATACGAATGTGATGTATGGGCAGTAATGGAATGGGAATGTTGCATAAAATCATCATTTCAAGGTGCTCGTGAAGGTGCTCCATTTATACAAAATCATATTATTGAAGCAGCTGAAAGAAGTTTTGATGATTTTGCAGGAACTGAAATTGACAAAGAACAACTAAAAAAGATATTAGGGCTGTAA